The Malus sylvestris chromosome 12, drMalSylv7.2, whole genome shotgun sequence genome contains a region encoding:
- the LOC126592196 gene encoding uncharacterized protein LOC126592196, whose product MNYLLWNCRGLGSDPVVRALRGLIRKHRPSMIFLSETKMKDHRIDGIRRHMGYSFGFYVSPIGRAGGLSLWWHESMNVNILFSSTHIIDVCFCMEDCRSWVRCTFVYGTPYRREKMDFWNWMTNYFGPTDIPWLCGGDFNEFVWDHEKSGGARVLYNRLGYLNNFLNAANLMDLGFIGPKFTWRGMRYGNLVEERLKDVDGQWVDDGRRVFTLVDDHFQSLYTSVGSRDWGNILNCLEPMVSELMNADLIKPVSEEEIKAAVHQMGGLKAPGPDGFQVLIPKVPTPELVSQYRPISLCNFSFKILSKVLANRLQPLLPLLISPMQNAFIADRQIQENLGLAHELFHFLKLRKTKQKFEMCVKLDMQKAYDRVEWDFLEAVLLKLGFSRDWTNLVMNCVRTVKFAILLNGQPGKWFSPSCGIRQGDPLSPYLFLMVSDVLSRMIQRGVDDRRLNGIHMNPRGPCISHLFFADDTLICLQATQRNGENIMHILNQYCLASGQMMNLQKSSVYFGRNTPAQVRSQLGSLLGKEVLLKAVVQAIPTYHMNLFKFPVAVCKDLDSMSAGFLWGDCGGHRKIHWVNWDTLGRPKYEGGLGFRNFQDFNDALLVKQCWCLILNPNSLWAQTLKARYFLHSSFLDAKLGSRAFWAWASLPVGRDILKNGAHWQILNGRDTRLWVDRWLPSFPLGHPIPSSPTSVTLNTKVSSLICPSTKSWDIEFLRPFISEVELKAIYDIPLGNCSRRDRLIWTSSKLGNYSVRSGYHWIHSSWELTRAPASVVTSTLGTSFWKAIWHAKAPPKIRHFLWRAVSEALATVGGLFKRRSASSPMCPICKTQEESVLHLLLRCPWVEPIWYGGPLGLRRVGEGVSSYHHWLSVLINHTPNLQDRSRLLSVIAFSCWYIWKVPLSRSRPSPILDPRWPPPSAPFIKVNVDASWCQFDGMARLAAVLRDHNGLFVAAHKWSIGAPFVVFAEALAMLKGCELAAELGFRWIVAKSDSLEVVSSLKGDIAQGSWEVFPILESILWLGNSFQGCRWSWVPRLAN is encoded by the exons ATGAATTACCTTCTTTGGAACTGCCGTGGTCTAGGGTCGGACCCGGTAGTTCGGGCCCTTCGTGGGCTGATCAGGAAACATAGACCCTCTATGATCTTTTTATCTGAGACGAAAATGAAGGATCATAGGATTGATGGTATTCGTCGGCATATGGGGTACTCTTTTGGCTTCTATGTTTCGCCTATTGGTCGAGCAGGGGGATTAAGTTTATGGTGGCATGAGTCGATGAATGTTAATATCCTCTTTTCTTCTACTCACATTATTGATGTGTGTTTCTGCATGGAGGATTGTCGCTCCTGGGTGCGTTGTACTTTTGTTTATGGTACGCCGTACAGAAGAGAAAAGATGGATTTCTGGAATTGGATGACTAACTACTTTGGTCCGACGGATATTCCCTGGCTTTGTGGTGGGGATTTCAATGAGTTTGTGTGGGACCATGAGAAATCTGGGGGAGCTCGTGTTCTTTACAATAGACTTGGATACTTGAACAATTTCTTGAATGCGGCTAATTTGATGGATCTGGGGTTCATTGGTCCGAAGTTCACGTGGCGTGGTATGCGGTATGGTAATCTTGTTGAGGAAAG GTTGAAAGATGTGGATGGCCAATGGGTGGATGATGGTAGGAGGGTCTTCACCTTAGTGGATGATCACTTTCAATCCCTTTATACTTCCGTGGGTAGTAGGGATTGGGGTAATATACTCAACTGTTTGGAGCCTATGGTTTCGGAGTTAATGAATGCTGATCTTATCAAGCCTGTTTCTGAGGAGGAGATTAAGGCTGCTGTTCATCAAATGGGGGGTTTGAAAGCTCCGGGACCGGACGGGTTTCAAG TTTTGATTCCTAAAGTCCCTACTCCTGAACTGGTGTCCCAATATCGTCCTATCAGTCTTTGCAATTTCTCTTTTAAGATTCTTTCCAAGGTGTTGGCAAATCGTTTGCAACCTTTGCTGCCTCTGTTAATCTCACCTATGCAGAACGCTTTTATTGCGGATAGGCAAATTCAGGAGAACCTTGGGCTTGCTCATGAATTGTTCCATTTCTTGAAGCTGAGGAAAACTAAGCAGAAGTTTGAGATGTGTGTTAAATTGGACATGCAAAAGGCGTATGACCGAGTTGAATGGGACTTCTTGGAAGCGGTTTTGTTGAAACTCGGTTTTAGTCGTGACTGGACCAATTTGGTCATGAACTGTGTGCGTACGGTGAAGTTTGCGATCTTACTGAATGGTCAGCCTGGGAAATGGTTTTCTCCCTCTTGTGGAATCCGTCAAGGAGACCCTCTCTCTCCGTATTTGTTTCTTATGGTTAGTGATGTTCTTTCCCGTATGATTCAGAGGGGAGTGGACGATAGGCGGCTTAACGGTATCCACATGAATCCTCGTGGTCCTTGTATTTCGCACCTGTTTTTCGCGGATGATACTTTAATCTGCCTTCAGGCGACTCAGAGAAATGGTGAAAATATTATGCATATCCTCAACCAGTATTGTTTGGCCTCGGGTCAGATGATGAATCTTCAAAAGTCTAGTGTGTACTTTGGTCGGAACACTCCAGCTCAGGTGAGGTCGCAGCTTGGCTCCTTATTAG GGAAGGAAGTTTTACTGAAGGCTGTTGTTCAAGCTATTCCTACCTACCatatgaatttatttaaattccCGGTTGCTGTTTGCAAAGACCTAGACTCTATGTCCGCGGGCTTTTTGTGGGGTGACTGTGGTGGGCATAGGAAGATTCATTGGGTGAATTGGGATACTCTGGGTCGGCCTAAATATGAAGGGGGTTTGGGATTTCGGAATTTCCAGGACTTCAATGATGCGTTGTTAGTCAAACAATGCTGGTGTTTGATTCTTAATCCTAATTCGTTATGGGCTCAGACGCTAAAGGCACGGTACTTCCTTCACTCTTCCTTCTTGGATGCGAAGTTAGGAAGTCGTGCCTTTTGGGCTTGGGCTAGCCTTCCCGTGGGTCGTGACATTCTGAAAAATGGAGCTCACTGGCAGATTCTGAATGGCAGGGATACTCGGCTTTGGGTTGATAGATGGCTACCCTCTTTTCCTCTTGGGCATCCTATTCCCAGTTCTCCCACTTCTGTCACTCTGAATACCAAGGTCTCCTCCCTTATCTGCCCGAGTACCAAGTCGTGGGACATTGAATTTTTACGTCCGTTCATTTCTGAGGTGGAACTAAAAGCTATTTATGATATTCCTTTGGGGAATTGTTCTCGCCGGGACCGATTGATCTGGACGTCGAGTAAGTTGGGTAATTATTCGGTCCGGTCGGGTTATCACTGGATCCATTCCTCATGGGAGTTGACGAGGGCTCCTGCTTCTGTCGTCACAAGTACTTTGGGGACCTCGTTTTGGAAAGCTATTTGGCATGCTAAAGCCCCGCCGAAAATTCGTCATTTTTTATGGCGAGCTGTTAGTGAGGCTTTGGCCACTGTGGGGGGTTTGTTTAAGCGCAGGTCTGCTTCATCTCCCATGTGTCCTATTTGTAAGACTCAGGAGGAATCAGTGCTTCATTTGCTGCTGAGGTGTCCTTGGGTTGAGCCAATTTGGTATGGTGGTCCGCTTGGTCTTCGGAGGGTTGGTGAAGGTGTGTCTTCTTATCATCACTGGCTCAGTGTTTTGATCAACCATACTCCTAATCTTCAGGACCGATCGAGGCTTCTCTCTGTCATTGCTTTCTCTTGCTGGTACATTTGGAAG GTTCCTTTGTCCCGATCCCGACCTTCCCCCATTCTAGATCCTCGTTGGCCCCCCCCATCTGCTCCCTTCATTAAAGTTAATGTTGATGCTAGCTGGTGTCAGTTTGATGGTATGGCTAGGTTGGCTGCGGTGCTGAGGGATCATAATGGGCTTTTTGTTGCGGCCCACAAGTGGTCTATTGGTGCTCCGTTTGTGGTGTTCGCTGAAGCTTTGGCGATGCTAAAGGGCTGTGAGTTGGCGGCTGAGTTGGGTTTTCGGTGGATTGTTGCTAAATCGGACTCGCTTGAGGTAGTCTCGTCTTTG